GAAAAAAACCAATATCTAGATGACCAAAAAACAGTAAATACCTTTGAAGAAGACAATACAAAAATAATATCCACCTACCAGGGGAACAACCTAATTAAAGAAGAAACATATAAAAACAATGAACTTATAAAAACAAATGATTTTCAATACAACGAATCTGATATGATAATTTTTCAAAACACTAAAGAAAAGGATAAAGACCAATACACTAATACTAAAATTGAATACGAATATAACCAAGACAATCAATTAAAAATTAAAAAAATTTATGAAAACGATATAATTTATCTAAAAGCCGAATACCATAATGATAATGAATATGAAGAAGAAATATACTACAATAAAAAGCCTGCTCTTAGAGTAAAGCACAAGAATGGAAAAGTTACCGAAGAAAAACCAATAGGAACAAATTAAATGGGTATAAGAAATTTTTTGCTTAAAAAATTAATATTAGAAGAAAAAAATAGCCTAGCCCTCACAATTGTAATAATATTAAGTATTGCCTTAGGTGAAATAATAATTATCCTAACAATATCGATAATGAACGGCTTCCAAAACGACTTTTTCCTTAGCATTACAAATGTAGAAAGCGGAAATTTGAAAATAGAAAATGAACTTACTCAAGAAGAAATCGAAGAAATTAAAAAAATTGAAGGAATAAAACACATAAATAAAATATACGAAACACAAGGCATTGGAATTCAAAATTATTATTATCCGACTATTTTAAATGTCATTGCAATTGATATTGAAAATCTCAAAAAAGACCAAAATTTTATTTCATTTACAGGACTTAATGAAGATGAAATGGATATTAAAGATAATGAGGTCATCATTGGAAATGTACTTTCCCACAATTTCAACTTATTTGAAAATGATACACTGGGATTAATAATCACAGATGAAATAAAGTTTTTTATCTCATTAGAAAATGATATAAAAAACTTTAAAATAAAATCGATTTTCAAAAGCAATTATGCAAAAATAAATGAAACTTTAATTTTTATGAACATAGACTATTTCATTAAAAATAAAATTTTAAATAATTCAAGTATTAATTACCAAATAAAAACAAAAAATTTAAATCCAAGTAACAAATTAATTAAAAAGATCAAAGCTGTTAACCCAAAAATCAAAGTAAAAACTTGGAATGAATACAATAAAGAATTCTACAAAACATTGAAAATAGAACGAAATACAATGTTAATTATTTTAACAAGCATTTTCATTGTTATTGCCGTTAATGCATACTATCTACAAAAAAGAATAATAATAAATAAAAATAAAGCTATTTTAATACTATTAGCTATGGGGCTTAGAATAAAAAAAATAAAGCAAATTTTTTTTATTCACGCAATAATAATCTGCACTATAGGAGGCCTTCTAGGTTTGTTGCTGGGAATTTCTATTTCCTTAAATATAAATGAAATTTTAAAAATAATTGACAATCTGGCAAACGTCTTAATAATTTTTTTAAATAAAATATTGGCCTTAGAAATAGCTAGCATTAAAATACAAATAGTAAAAAACACAATTACTCCCAAATTATTTTTAAGTGATTTAGCATTTACTTTCTTTTTTGCATGCTTTTCTACAATATATTCAAGCTTAAAAGTAACAAAACAAATTGGAAGTCAAAAAAACATTGAAACTATAAATGGATCATAAAATGGAAAATATATTAATTATAAAAAATCTCTACAAGGCATACAAAAAAAATAAAACAAAAATTCAAGTAATAGAAAATTTAAACTTAACTGTAGAAAAAGGTGAATTTATTTCAATTCAAGGGAAAAGTGGCTGTGGTAAATCAACCCTTTTTAATATGATTTCGGGAATTGATAAAATAGATTCTGGAGAGATAATATCTTGCGGAATATGTTTAAAAAATGCAAATGAAAAAACATTGAGTTTGTATAAAAACAGGCAAATAGGTTTAGTATTCCAAAATTATAATTTAATAAATGAGTTTAGTGTAATTGAAAATATAATTTTACCCCAAATCATCTCAGGCCAAGAAACAAAAGTAACAATAAATAAAAAAGCTGTGGATCTAATGAAAATACTAAAAATAGAAAACAGAGCAAAACATTACCCTTCAGAGCTCTCGGGGGGCGAATCACAAAGAGTTGCCATTGCTAGAGCACTAATTAATGAACCTGATATAATATTGTGTGATGAGCCTACAGGAAATTTAGACTTAAGCACAGCTAAAACCGTAGAAAATCTACTTATCAACACAGCAAAAAATTTTAAAAAAACCTTAATACTAGTTAGTCATAACCCACAATTTGCAAACAAAGCAGATTCAAAATATGAATTCAAAGATAGGACATTAAAAAAACTATGATGTTTCTAAAGCTAATAGAAATTACAAAAATTGCTTATATAATTTTTAAAAATTCAACAAATAAAATAGCTTTAATAGGCTCTGGAATATCATTAAGCTTAGTAATGATCCCATTAATTATTGTCTACTATATGTCGAGCAATATTATGACTTCTACTATTAATAAATACATTGAAAGTGAAGGATTTTTCATACAAATAGAATACAACGACACAAATAAAACCAATTACCTAAAAGACAGATTAAGCTCATTTAAAAACAAATATAATTATAAAGATTTAAATTATTTTTTTGAGAAAAGAACTTATGGAATTATTGGAAATAATAAAAAACAAGGTTTGTTAATAAGAGCAATAGAAAATGAATTCATATTAAAAAACAAATCAATAAAATTAATAAAAGGTATTAAAAATTTAAAAAAAGATTCTATACTCATTTCAAATCAAATAAAAAATAAACTTAATTTAAATCTAAATGAAAAAATTGACATTTTGATTCCAAATACAAAAAACAACAAAATAATACCTAAAATAAAAAAGTTTAATATCTCAGGAATAATTGAAACAGGACTAAAAGATATTGATAATAATTTAGTGTTAATTTCTTTTGAAAACGAAAATTTAATGTCAAAAAAATTTTCAAAAAGCATAATTGGGCTTAATACAAATTCCAACTCCATAAAAACCAATGAAATCTTAAAACAGAATTTAGAAACTGAATTTCAAGAATTTCAAATACAAACATTTTATGAACTTTACTTAAATAAATATAATAATTTAGATATAAGTAAAAAACTTTTAATATTCATTATGGCTTTGATCATAATATTTGCAAGCATTAATATATCTTCATCTCTTTCAATGCTTATTTTTGAAAATAAAAAGAAAATTGCAATATTAAAATCCATTGGAATGAATAATTTAAACATAAAAATAATATTTCTTTTGATATCATTCACATTAAGTACCATCTTTTGTGGAATTGGAATAATAATTGGAAATTATTTAACACTTAAAATATCTTATTTAATAAACTTTGTTGATAATGTTTTAAACTTTTTTTTAAAAATACTTGGAGAAGAAAATTCTGAAATATTAAATCCAGAATATTATGTTTCCGAATTCCAAATACATTTAAGCCTAAGCTTTAGCTTAACACTTCTTGGCATGTATATGTTAATAAACATTTTAACCACGCTGATTCCACTTAACATTGTTTCAAATTTAAAAGAAAAAGAAATCTTAAGATAGTTAAAAAATTATTTAATAATCACATTATAAATTTTAATAGATGAAAAATCCTTTTCAATTGTAGGATAAATCTCATTTGGGAAAATTGTACTAATTGTAAAACTCTGTTTAGATTTAGATTTCAAAAAAGAATTAGAAG
The nucleotide sequence above comes from Borrelia maritima. Encoded proteins:
- a CDS encoding ABC transporter permease; translated protein: MGIRNFLLKKLILEEKNSLALTIVIILSIALGEIIIILTISIMNGFQNDFFLSITNVESGNLKIENELTQEEIEEIKKIEGIKHINKIYETQGIGIQNYYYPTILNVIAIDIENLKKDQNFISFTGLNEDEMDIKDNEVIIGNVLSHNFNLFENDTLGLIITDEIKFFISLENDIKNFKIKSIFKSNYAKINETLIFMNIDYFIKNKILNNSSINYQIKTKNLNPSNKLIKKIKAVNPKIKVKTWNEYNKEFYKTLKIERNTMLIILTSIFIVIAVNAYYLQKRIIINKNKAILILLAMGLRIKKIKQIFFIHAIIICTIGGLLGLLLGISISLNINEILKIIDNLANVLIIFLNKILALEIASIKIQIVKNTITPKLFLSDLAFTFFFACFSTIYSSLKVTKQIGSQKNIETINGS
- a CDS encoding ABC transporter ATP-binding protein, which gives rise to MENILIIKNLYKAYKKNKTKIQVIENLNLTVEKGEFISIQGKSGCGKSTLFNMISGIDKIDSGEIISCGICLKNANEKTLSLYKNRQIGLVFQNYNLINEFSVIENIILPQIISGQETKVTINKKAVDLMKILKIENRAKHYPSELSGGESQRVAIARALINEPDIILCDEPTGNLDLSTAKTVENLLINTAKNFKKTLILVSHNPQFANKADSKYEFKDRTLKKL
- a CDS encoding ABC transporter permease; protein product: MFLKLIEITKIAYIIFKNSTNKIALIGSGISLSLVMIPLIIVYYMSSNIMTSTINKYIESEGFFIQIEYNDTNKTNYLKDRLSSFKNKYNYKDLNYFFEKRTYGIIGNNKKQGLLIRAIENEFILKNKSIKLIKGIKNLKKDSILISNQIKNKLNLNLNEKIDILIPNTKNNKIIPKIKKFNISGIIETGLKDIDNNLVLISFENENLMSKKFSKSIIGLNTNSNSIKTNEILKQNLETEFQEFQIQTFYELYLNKYNNLDISKKLLIFIMALIIIFASINISSSLSMLIFENKKKIAILKSIGMNNLNIKIIFLLISFTLSTIFCGIGIIIGNYLTLKISYLINFVDNVLNFFLKILGEENSEILNPEYYVSEFQIHLSLSFSLTLLGMYMLINILTTLIPLNIVSNLKEKEILR